One stretch of Isachenkonia alkalipeptolytica DNA includes these proteins:
- a CDS encoding DUF445 domain-containing protein, whose translation MNVIYLLTLAIVGSFIGWGTNRLAVKLLFRPLRSYRIPIINVEVQGLIPKRKKEIAKIIGRTIENDFISIEEIIDEVLEKQRDGNVMDIIKTKLRIIASKKMPTFLPRGMKEKIHTYIDDLVEEEGENMILELIDNMSRNTNQNFQLATLIEDKINRFPIYKLETIVQEVAKKELKHIEILGGVLGFIIGLIQGSLVLLL comes from the coding sequence ATGAACGTAATTTACCTTTTAACACTAGCCATAGTTGGATCTTTTATAGGTTGGGGTACAAACCGACTAGCAGTTAAATTATTGTTTCGGCCCCTAAGATCTTATCGGATTCCGATCATAAATGTAGAGGTACAGGGACTGATACCGAAAAGAAAGAAAGAAATTGCCAAAATCATCGGAAGAACCATCGAAAATGATTTCATATCCATCGAAGAAATTATAGACGAAGTCCTGGAAAAACAACGGGATGGAAATGTTATGGATATTATAAAAACGAAACTGCGAATTATTGCTTCAAAAAAAATGCCAACTTTTCTTCCCAGAGGAATGAAGGAAAAAATTCATACCTACATCGATGATTTAGTGGAAGAAGAAGGGGAAAACATGATTCTGGAGCTTATTGACAATATGAGCCGTAATACCAATCAGAATTTTCAACTGGCTACTTTGATCGAAGATAAGATCAATCGTTTTCCAATTTATAAACTGGAAACCATTGTTCAGGAAGTCGCAAAAAAAGAGTTGAAACATATCGAAATACTAGGAGGAGTTTTAGGATTTATCATCGGACTGATACAAGGCTCTCTGGTATTACTTCTGTAA
- a CDS encoding type II CAAX endopeptidase family protein — protein MKNLRVYEGSMMYLITGVLFIGVSIVLAYVNTSIEAQLILTQYLIIGMPPVLYLWVKKKPISQLLRLHKISVKTTLLIILITLLSYPIAVVMNTLIMLILSLFGSIDIPQVPTAETSQQYVLYLLIIAFSAGLCEEVLFRGFIMRSFEKVGYKFAIFFSALLFGVFHFNIYNLGATIFFGILFGYLVVLTNSLWAGIIGHIANNAFAVTLGFLVNHMQEYSQDILAEAGEIPGAEMISTVEILMAIGLFGFIALGTGFGALIILKYLRKVYRHQEPLTPSKQEVTFVYQDEHSEQDNGKEESYQLKEFWPIIPIFIIFVVMTGAQLYQVVAGSTLF, from the coding sequence CAGGTGTTTTATTTATTGGTGTGAGCATAGTTCTAGCTTATGTAAATACATCAATTGAAGCACAACTGATTCTCACCCAATATTTAATTATCGGAATGCCTCCGGTTCTCTACCTATGGGTTAAAAAAAAACCTATAAGTCAATTACTCAGGCTTCATAAAATATCCGTTAAAACAACTCTTTTAATAATTCTGATTACTCTTTTGTCTTATCCTATTGCGGTAGTGATGAATACTCTTATTATGTTGATCCTTAGTCTTTTCGGTTCGATTGATATTCCTCAAGTTCCGACGGCCGAAACTTCCCAACAGTATGTGTTATATTTATTGATTATTGCTTTTAGCGCCGGACTTTGTGAAGAGGTTTTATTTCGAGGGTTTATAATGAGAAGTTTTGAAAAAGTGGGTTATAAATTTGCTATTTTTTTTTCTGCCTTGCTTTTTGGTGTTTTTCACTTTAATATCTACAATCTGGGGGCGACGATATTTTTCGGTATTCTATTTGGTTATTTAGTGGTTCTAACCAATTCTCTATGGGCAGGGATCATCGGCCATATTGCAAATAACGCTTTCGCTGTAACCTTAGGCTTTTTAGTAAATCATATGCAAGAATATTCCCAGGATATATTAGCAGAGGCGGGGGAAATACCAGGGGCCGAAATGATTAGTACCGTGGAAATTCTTATGGCCATTGGTCTTTTTGGTTTTATTGCGCTGGGAACTGGCTTTGGAGCCCTAATTATATTAAAGTACCTTCGTAAAGTCTATCGTCATCAAGAACCTTTAACCCCTAGTAAACAAGAGGTTACTTTCGTTTACCAAGATGAACATTCAGAACAAGACAATGGGAAGGAAGAGAGTTACCAGTTAAAAGAATTCTGGCCAATTATACCGATTTTTATTATTTTTGTAGTTATGACAGGAGCTCAACTTTACCAAGTAGTTGCGGGAAGTACATTATTTTAG
- the hslO gene encoding Hsp33 family molecular chaperone HslO, translated as MKSKILRGTAFDGQVRIFIANTTNFVEKAKEIHQTSPVATAALGRVLTATSILGVMLKGERDKITTRINGQGPIGTIIATSDASGNVKGYVTNPQVMVESKTPGKLNVGAAVGKDGEITVIKDLGLKNPYIGNYPLVNGEIGEDLAAYFMYSEQQPSAVGLGVTIEKDYTIKSAGGFILQILPDTDENVAYILEERVKEAGSISKLIENSRDEKEIMNQLLEGLNPKVLEEYEVDYFCDCNRGRFEKALISLGKEEIMTLIEEDHGAELQCHFCNEKYQFSQKELESLMKEATSTDEKL; from the coding sequence GTGAAAAGTAAAATATTAAGAGGGACCGCCTTTGACGGTCAAGTTAGAATATTTATAGCCAACACTACAAACTTTGTTGAAAAAGCAAAGGAGATCCATCAAACTTCACCAGTGGCAACCGCTGCCCTAGGTCGAGTATTAACGGCAACAAGTATTCTAGGAGTAATGTTAAAGGGAGAGCGGGATAAAATAACAACTAGAATCAATGGGCAAGGGCCCATCGGAACCATCATCGCAACCAGTGATGCCTCGGGAAATGTGAAAGGATACGTTACGAACCCTCAAGTCATGGTGGAGTCCAAAACCCCGGGTAAGCTGAATGTTGGTGCCGCTGTAGGTAAAGACGGTGAAATCACCGTAATAAAAGACCTAGGTCTTAAAAACCCATACATTGGTAACTATCCTTTAGTTAATGGCGAAATCGGTGAAGATTTAGCCGCTTATTTTATGTACTCTGAGCAGCAACCTTCAGCGGTTGGTTTAGGTGTAACCATTGAAAAAGATTACACCATCAAAAGTGCAGGGGGCTTTATTTTACAAATACTCCCTGATACCGATGAAAATGTGGCCTATATTCTGGAAGAGCGGGTAAAAGAGGCGGGGTCCATATCTAAGCTTATTGAGAATAGTCGAGACGAAAAAGAGATCATGAATCAATTGTTAGAGGGATTAAATCCTAAAGTATTAGAAGAATATGAAGTGGACTATTTCTGTGACTGTAATCGTGGTCGTTTTGAAAAAGCTTTAATAAGTCTGGGGAAAGAAGAAATCATGACTTTAATAGAGGAAGATCATGGAGCTGAATTACAATGTCACTTTTGTAATGAAAAATATCAATTCAGTCAAAAAGAGTTAGAATCACTTATGAAAGAGGCTACCAGTACTGATGAAAAACTGTGA
- a CDS encoding cold-shock protein, giving the protein MEKGTVKWFNAEKGYGFITREDGDDVFVHFSAIEMEGFKTLEEGQTVEFEIVEGDKGPQATNVVKADSEE; this is encoded by the coding sequence ATGGAAAAAGGAACAGTGAAATGGTTTAATGCAGAAAAAGGGTACGGTTTTATCACAAGAGAAGATGGAGATGATGTTTTTGTACATTTTTCAGCCATCGAAATGGAAGGCTTTAAAACCTTAGAAGAAGGACAAACAGTAGAATTTGAAATTGTCGAAGGAGATAAGGGCCCTCAAGCAACCAATGTTGTTAAGGCTGATAGCGAAGAATAA
- a CDS encoding class I SAM-dependent DNA methyltransferase, producing the protein MEYGYLAKIYDQLMKEVDYKEWASFIEKCIKKNNSTKRNKLLELACGTGNVTIPLAKKGYEITAMDRSIEMLSQAQQKAMESNLHLKFYQQDMLNLEIDEDFDTILCLCDGINYILDPEDLKVFFQKVYSLLKERGVFIFDISTFYKLKYILGENTYGEDLGDIIYLWENYFCEEEETVEMDLTFFQLSKEGLYEKHKEFHVQKAYHREVLDSLLKKTGFSTVDMYHELRDSPPRENSQRIFFVCQKLG; encoded by the coding sequence ATGGAATATGGATATTTAGCAAAAATTTATGATCAATTGATGAAGGAAGTTGATTATAAGGAATGGGCTTCCTTTATAGAAAAGTGTATTAAAAAAAACAATTCAACTAAAAGGAATAAACTACTGGAGCTGGCCTGCGGAACCGGGAATGTTACAATTCCCTTGGCAAAAAAAGGATATGAAATCACTGCGATGGATCGCTCTATAGAAATGTTGAGTCAAGCACAGCAAAAAGCCATGGAGTCGAATTTACATCTTAAGTTTTATCAGCAGGATATGCTGAATTTGGAAATAGATGAAGATTTTGATACGATTTTATGCCTCTGTGACGGTATAAACTATATTCTTGACCCAGAGGATTTGAAGGTTTTTTTTCAAAAAGTATACTCATTACTTAAAGAAAGAGGTGTATTTATCTTTGATATAAGCACCTTTTATAAGTTGAAATATATCCTTGGCGAAAATACTTATGGGGAAGATTTAGGAGATATTATTTACTTGTGGGAAAACTATTTTTGTGAAGAAGAAGAAACGGTTGAAATGGACCTTACCTTTTTTCAATTAAGCAAGGAGGGTCTTTATGAAAAACATAAAGAATTCCATGTCCAAAAGGCTTATCACCGAGAGGTCCTTGATTCTTTATTGAAAAAAACTGGTTTTTCAACGGTGGATATGTATCATGAATTAAGGGATTCACCTCCGAGGGAAAACAGCCAACGAATTTTTTTTGTATGTCAAAAACTCGGCTAA
- the thrS gene encoding threonine--tRNA ligase, producing MESIKIRLKDGTEKVLDKGTRVIDVAKDISEGLARNIVGGKLNGELLDLKSEIPEDGELVFLKFDDEEGKEFFWHTSSHVLAQAIKRIFPEAKLAIGPAIDHGFYYDIDVEHKITPEDLEKIEKEMKKIVKEKLEVERFTLPKEKAIEYVKEQGEDYKVELIEGLEEGAEISFYKQGEFSDLCAGPHLPNTGKVKAIKLLSVAGAYWRGDENNKMLQRIYGTSFEKKKDLEAYLERLEEAKKRDHRKIGKEMDLFSLREEGPGFPFFHPKGMIVKNELESFWREEHRLRGYEEIKTPIILNENLWKQSGHWDHYKENMYFTEIDEQNFSVKPMNCPGAVLTYNRTIHSYRDLPIRMGELGEVHRHELSGALHGLMRVRYFTQDDAHIFALPNQIKDELIGVIELVDHVYRLFGFKYHVELSTRPEKSMGSDEDWNMAIGSLREALEAKGIDYKVNEGDGAFYGPKIDFHLEDCLQRTWQCGTIQLDFQMPQRFDLNYIGQDGEKHRPIMIHRVVFGSIERFIAILIEEFAGKFPTWLAPEQVKIIPITDKQKEYAEKLEKDLFGNRVRVKVDSRSEKMGYKIREAQLEKTPYMLIVGEKEVESGMVSVRSRDKGELGTMEFSTFKDSLLQEINFKGQ from the coding sequence ATGGAAAGTATAAAAATAAGGCTAAAAGATGGTACCGAAAAAGTTCTGGATAAAGGAACGAGAGTAATTGATGTGGCCAAGGATATTAGTGAAGGTCTTGCTAGAAATATTGTAGGTGGCAAATTAAACGGAGAATTATTAGATCTAAAAAGTGAAATTCCTGAAGACGGTGAACTGGTTTTCTTAAAGTTCGATGATGAAGAAGGAAAAGAATTTTTTTGGCATACAAGTTCCCATGTATTAGCTCAGGCTATTAAAAGGATCTTTCCCGAGGCAAAACTGGCCATCGGACCGGCGATTGACCACGGATTTTATTATGATATTGATGTGGAACATAAAATTACTCCTGAAGATCTGGAGAAAATCGAAAAAGAAATGAAAAAAATCGTGAAGGAAAAATTAGAGGTTGAACGCTTCACGCTACCTAAGGAAAAAGCCATAGAGTATGTTAAAGAGCAGGGAGAAGATTATAAAGTCGAGTTAATTGAAGGCCTGGAAGAGGGCGCGGAGATTTCCTTTTATAAACAAGGGGAGTTTTCAGATCTTTGTGCCGGTCCTCACTTACCTAACACAGGAAAAGTAAAGGCCATTAAGCTTCTCAGTGTGGCTGGTGCCTACTGGCGGGGTGATGAGAATAATAAAATGCTTCAACGGATTTATGGAACTTCCTTTGAAAAGAAGAAGGATTTGGAAGCTTATCTTGAACGTCTAGAAGAGGCGAAAAAAAGAGATCACCGAAAAATCGGAAAAGAAATGGATCTATTCAGTCTTCGGGAAGAGGGACCGGGATTTCCTTTCTTTCATCCCAAAGGCATGATTGTTAAAAATGAACTGGAGAGCTTTTGGAGAGAAGAGCATCGGCTAAGAGGCTACGAAGAAATTAAAACACCGATTATTTTGAATGAAAACCTTTGGAAGCAATCCGGTCACTGGGATCACTATAAAGAAAACATGTATTTTACAGAGATTGATGAACAGAATTTTTCTGTAAAACCCATGAATTGCCCCGGAGCAGTCCTTACCTATAACCGTACGATTCATAGCTATCGCGATTTACCCATTCGAATGGGAGAACTTGGTGAGGTTCATAGACACGAGCTCTCAGGTGCATTGCATGGTTTAATGCGGGTGCGATATTTCACTCAAGATGATGCGCACATATTCGCTTTGCCGAACCAAATCAAGGATGAGCTGATCGGGGTTATTGAATTAGTGGATCATGTCTATCGTTTATTCGGCTTTAAGTATCATGTGGAACTTTCTACAAGACCGGAAAAATCCATGGGTTCTGACGAAGATTGGAATATGGCAATTGGTTCCCTGAGAGAAGCCTTAGAAGCTAAAGGTATTGATTACAAGGTTAATGAAGGGGACGGAGCTTTCTATGGTCCGAAAATCGACTTCCATCTTGAAGACTGCTTGCAGAGAACTTGGCAATGTGGAACCATTCAACTGGATTTTCAAATGCCGCAGCGCTTTGATTTGAACTATATTGGACAAGATGGGGAAAAACATCGACCCATTATGATTCACCGAGTGGTATTCGGTAGTATTGAACGATTCATTGCGATTTTAATTGAAGAATTCGCTGGGAAGTTTCCTACTTGGTTAGCTCCGGAACAAGTTAAAATTATTCCAATTACGGATAAACAAAAAGAATATGCGGAGAAGCTAGAAAAAGATTTGTTTGGGAATCGAGTGCGGGTAAAGGTGGATTCAAGAAGCGAGAAAATGGGATATAAAATTAGAGAAGCTCAATTAGAAAAAACTCCCTATATGTTGATCGTCGGAGAAAAAGAGGTAGAAAGCGGCATGGTATCTGTTCGGTCCAGAGATAAAGGGGAGCTAGGTACAATGGAGTTTAGTACTTTTAAAGACAGTCTATTACAGGAAATCAACTTTAAGGGCCAGTAA